The stretch of DNA CGTGACCGTTGATCGTACAATTTGACCATCTTTTACGATAATCGGTTTTTTTGTATCCATATCTGAAATGACATGTCCTAAAGCACCATATTTTTTCGTTTTCGGATCATAAAACGTCATCGTCCCGATACCTGCTGCTGAATCTCGTATATACAACCCTAATTTATACGTTTCGTCTTTTTGATCTTTCACCGGGGAGACTTCGGTTGAAATTTTCTTTTGATTCCGTTGAATTCCTATTTGTAATACTTTCCCACTGGTGCCAGCGTCTTGAACGAATGAAGCGACTTCCGACATGTTTTCGATTTTCTTTCCATTAATTTCGGTAATGATATCACCGACTTTTATTCCTGCTGTTTCGCCTGGAGATATTTTCCCATGTTCTCCTTCAACTAAGTGATGACCGACAACAAGAACACCGAGGCTATTTAATTTCACCCCAATGGACTGTCCCCCTGGAATGACTTTAAAATCTTTTAGAACTTCAACATTTACTTTTTTAATTGGAAATCCTGCAAGTTCAAAAATGATCTCATCTTGTCCATGTTTCGTCCCTTTAATCGTGGTTACGTGATCATTATTGTGAACGGTCATGCTGTTCGTTTTATTTGCCATTTCTGTGGAAACAGGCTTCGATATTGGAAGGGTATATTCTTGACCTTCAAACATGGTGATATTATGAGGAATGCTTAAATATTGTTGTACAGGCTTCAAAAAACCAATCACACTAAAAGAAACAAGGAGAATTCCACCAATCACTTTTCGTATGACATCCCAATTCAACTTTTTCACTCTCCTCGCTTCTAGTCCACATCACACTACAACTGATGGCTACAATATTAATTTAGCCCGGAAAAGTTATTATTATAACTAGATGGACTCGAAAAAAGCTCCCCTAATTGGTTAAGAATAACAGGACAGTAGTAAAAAAATGGAATATAAAAACCATCCACATCTAAAAACAGATGTGGATGGTTATCTGTTATTTCTCTTTCAATGCAACTGCTTGATCAAGCAGTTCTTTGGCATGTTGTTTCGTGACATCCGTTATTTCAACTCCGGAAATCATCCGACCGATTTCTTTAATTCTTTCGTCCCCATGCAATGGCTGAACCGAGGTAAATGTTCGTCCATCTTTCGTTTCCTTTGATATAAATAAATGGGTATCAGCCATAGCAGCGACTTGTGGTAAATGAGAAATACAAAGCACTTGGGAATGAACAGAAACTTGATGAATTTTTTCAGCAATCGCTTGGGCTACTCTTCCACTTACTCCTGTATCCACTTCGTCAAAAATAATTGAAGTGACCCCTTGGTGTTTGGAGAAAATGGTTTTTAAAGCAAGCATAAT from Bacillus sp. (in: firmicutes) encodes:
- the spoIVB gene encoding SpoIVB peptidase; this translates as MNWDVIRKVIGGILLVSFSVIGFLKPVQQYLSIPHNITMFEGQEYTLPISKPVSTEMANKTNSMTVHNNDHVTTIKGTKHGQDEIIFELAGFPIKKVNVEVLKDFKVIPGGQSIGVKLNSLGVLVVGHHLVEGEHGKISPGETAGIKVGDIITEINGKKIENMSEVASFVQDAGTSGKVLQIGIQRNQKKISTEVSPVKDQKDETYKLGLYIRDSAAGIGTMTFYDPKTKKYGALGHVISDMDTKKPIIVKDGQIVRSTVTSIEKGINGNPGEKLAKFSTDREIIGNIQRNSPFGIFGTLETTLKNGILDKPIPIALSHEVKKGKAKILTVVDGDEVEEYEIEIVSTIPQKFPAVKGMVIKITDPKLLEKTGGIVQGMSGSPIIQDGKLIGAVTHVFVNDPTSGYGVHIEWMLNEAGIDIYEKVDQAG